One segment of Toxotes jaculatrix isolate fToxJac2 chromosome 8, fToxJac2.pri, whole genome shotgun sequence DNA contains the following:
- the LOC121186191 gene encoding solute carrier family 45 member 4-like isoform X2, with amino-acid sequence MVPLKSNQTVMGGEAEDQEGSGLPEERKPKEEAEESDSESEKEVEEEGKGLRIPLHRWVMHGAVMFGREFCYAMETALVTPVLLQIGLPEQYYSLTWFLSPILGLLFTPLIGSASDRCTLRWGRRRPFILALCVGVLLGVALFLNGSLIGLSIGDSPNSQPIGIVLTVLGVVVLDFCADASEGPIRAYLLDVADTEEQDMALNIHAFSAGLGGAVGYMLGGLDWTGTALGQAFKSQEQVLFLFAGIIFIISVTLHMFSIPERPFAPANQLKVTGSGESTSQLSFRPVGHMPPVLDVIAEEDGSAQAPSREDNESDPEEGEMDFLAVERVRSKSDSVLAMPDSTIELDPDLNPDSQLFLPEVHPFIPETQGELEDAFKPSGHSTGSPPPGGPPALTDIMVSKFENPVLPDHTDPTNCPCSILQISSGSEDSHRRQVKAANGINACLSSTDHSNAMKGHTSTKPGGRPTNSSSSPRPHPHTFYRQPSFTFSYYGRVGSQRYRLRRIAPSNLRPITTSRSLNDLSDLQRYADRRALHLSASSLSSEGSSTEGGPDRGTTVRLLWLSMFKMPRQLWRLCVCHLLTWFSIIAEAVFYTDFMGQVIFHGDPTAPANSTELQNYHRGVQMGCWGLVVYAATAAVCSAILQKYLDNFDLSIKVIYIVGTLGFSIGTGVMAIFPNVYVAMVMISSMGIISMSISYCPYALLGQYHEIKEYIHHSPANTRRGFGIDCAILSCQVYISQILVASALGAVVEAVGSVRVIPVVASGGSFLGFLTACFLVIYPDVEPSSSEQDQVDLSGDSDQNGERTSEQGLALLNLTNSLKKTENHSVA; translated from the exons ATGGTTCCTCTGAAGTCAAACCAAACTGTAAtgggaggagaagcagaggaccAGGAGGGCTCTGGCCTTCCGGAGGAGAGAAAGCCAAAGGAAGAGGCAGAAGAGAGTGACAGTGAAAgtgagaaggaggtggaggaagagggcaAAGGTCTGCGGATCCCTCTCCATCGCTGGGTAATGCACGGGGCAGTGATGTTTGGACGTGAGTTCTGCTATGCCATGGAAACAGCCCTGGTGACGCCAGTGCTGCTGCAGATAG GCCTTCCTGAGCAATATTACAGTTTAACCTGGTTCCTTAGTCCCATTCTTGGTCTCCTCTTCACACCCCTGATCGGTTCAGCCAGTGATCGATGTACTCTACGATGGGGCCGGAGAAGACCATTCATTTTGgccctgtgtgtgggtgtgctgCTGGGAGTGGCGCTATTTTTAAATGGATCATTAATAG gCCTTTCCATTGGTGATAGCCCCAACAGCCAGCCAATCGGCATCGTCCTTACTGTATTAGGTGTGGTGGTGCTGGACTTTTGTGCTGATGCCTCTGAGGGACCAATCAGAGCTTACCTTCTTGATGTTGCTGACACTGAGGAGCAAGATATGGCCCTGAATATTCATGCCTTCTCTGCTG GGCTCGGCGGAGCAGTGGGCTACATGTTAGGTGGCCTAGACTGGACTGGCACAGCTCTGGGGCAAGCATTTAAATCACAGGAACAGGTCCTCTTCCTGTTTGCGGGcatcatctttattatctctgtCACACTGCACATGTTCAGTATCCCTGAGCGACCTTTCGCTCCAGCTAACCAACTTAAAGTCACAGGAAGTGGGGAGTCTACCAGCCAGTTGTCTTTCAGGCCCGTTGGCCACATGCCACCTGTGCTTGATGTGATTGCAGAGGAGGATGGTTCTGCTCAAGCCCCGTCCCGAGAGGACAACGAGTCAGATCCTGAGGAAGGGGAAATGGATTTCCTCGCTGTGGAACGAGTGCGGAGTAAAAGCGATTCAGTCTTAGCCATGCCAGATTCTACGATTGAGTTGGATCCTGACCTCAACCCAGATTCACAGCTATTCCTGCCAGAGGTGCATCCCTTTATaccagagacacagggagaactAGAAGATGCTTTCAAGCCATCAGGGCACAGTACTGGGTCTCCCCCTCCCGGTGGACCACCCGCCCTTACCGACATAATGGTCTCAAAGTTTGAAAATCCAGTTTTGCCTGATCATACGGATCCAACAAACTGTCCTTGTTCTATCCTTCAAATCAGTTCTGGCTCAGAGGACTCACATCGGAGACAG GTCAAGGCTGCCAATGGTATCAATGCTTGCTTGTCCTCCACTGATCACTCCAATGCAATGAAAGGCCATACTTCCACTAAGCCTGGTGGCCGTCCAACCAACTCCTCCAGTTCACCACggccacacccacacaccttcTACAGACAA CCTTCCTTTACGTTCTCATACTACGGACGAGTAGGATCACAGCGCTATCGACTGCGACGGATAGCACCTTCAAACCTTCGGCCCATCACCACCTCCCGCAGTCTGAACGATCTCAGTGACCTCCAGCGGTACGCAGACAGGCGAGCGTTGCATCTCTCAGCTAGCAGTCTGTCATCTGAGGGCTCAAGCACTGAGGGAGGCCCAGACAGGGGTACAACTGTTCGACTGCTGTGGTTGTCCATGTTTAAG atgcCTAGGCAGCTGTGGAGACTGTGCGTGTGTCACCTCCTCACATGGTTCTCTATCATAGCTGAAGCTGTGTTTTATACTGATTTCATGGGGCAAGTCATCTTCCATGGAGACCCCACg GCACCTGCCAATTCCACAGAGCTACAGAATTATCACCGAGGAGTACAGATGGGCTGCTGGGGACTGGTGGTCtatgctgctactgctgctgtctgctctg CCATCCTTCAGAAGTACCTGGATAATTTTGATCTGAGCATTAAGGTCATCTACATTGTTGGAACTCTGGGATTCTCTATAG GAACTGGAGTCATGGCAATCTTCCCTAACGTTtatgttgccatggtgatgatCAGTAGCATGGGGATCATCTCCATGAGTATCTCCTACTGTCCCTATGCATTACTTGGGCAGTACCATGAAATCAAAGAG TACATTCACCACAGTCCAGCAAACACACGAAGAGGTTTTGGTATTGACTGTGCTATCTTGTCCTGCCAG GTCTATATCAGCCAAATTTTGGTTGCATCGGCCCTGGGAGCTGTGGTGGAGGCAGTCGGCAGCGTGCGCGTCATTCCTGTAGTGGCCTCTGGAGGCTCCTTCCTTGGCTTCCTTACTGCCTGTTTCCTCGTCATTTATCCTGATGTGGAGCCCAGTAGCTCAGAGCAGGACCAGGTGGATTTGTCTGGAGATTCAGATCAGAATGGAGAAAGGACCAGTGAGCAGGGACTGGCTCTGCTGAACCTCACAAACAGtttgaagaagacagagaatcACTCTGTTGCCTAA
- the LOC121186191 gene encoding solute carrier family 45 member 4-like isoform X1 has product MVPLKSNQTVMGGEAEDQEGSGLPEERKPKEEAEESDSESEKEVEEEGKGLRIPLHRWVMHGAVMFGREFCYAMETALVTPVLLQIGLPEQYYSLTWFLSPILGLLFTPLIGSASDRCTLRWGRRRPFILALCVGVLLGVALFLNGSLIGLSIGDSPNSQPIGIVLTVLGVVVLDFCADASEGPIRAYLLDVADTEEQDMALNIHAFSAGLGGAVGYMLGGLDWTGTALGQAFKSQEQVLFLFAGIIFIISVTLHMFSIPERPFAPANQLKVTGSGESTSQLSFRPVGHMPPVLDVIAEEDGSAQAPSREDNESDPEEGEMDFLAVERVRSKSDSVLAMPDSTIELDPDLNPDSQLFLPEVHPFIPETQGELEDAFKPSGHSTGSPPPGGPPALTDIMVSKFENPVLPDHTDPTNCPCSILQISSGSEDSHRRQQVKAANGINACLSSTDHSNAMKGHTSTKPGGRPTNSSSSPRPHPHTFYRQPSFTFSYYGRVGSQRYRLRRIAPSNLRPITTSRSLNDLSDLQRYADRRALHLSASSLSSEGSSTEGGPDRGTTVRLLWLSMFKMPRQLWRLCVCHLLTWFSIIAEAVFYTDFMGQVIFHGDPTAPANSTELQNYHRGVQMGCWGLVVYAATAAVCSAILQKYLDNFDLSIKVIYIVGTLGFSIGTGVMAIFPNVYVAMVMISSMGIISMSISYCPYALLGQYHEIKEYIHHSPANTRRGFGIDCAILSCQVYISQILVASALGAVVEAVGSVRVIPVVASGGSFLGFLTACFLVIYPDVEPSSSEQDQVDLSGDSDQNGERTSEQGLALLNLTNSLKKTENHSVA; this is encoded by the exons ATGGTTCCTCTGAAGTCAAACCAAACTGTAAtgggaggagaagcagaggaccAGGAGGGCTCTGGCCTTCCGGAGGAGAGAAAGCCAAAGGAAGAGGCAGAAGAGAGTGACAGTGAAAgtgagaaggaggtggaggaagagggcaAAGGTCTGCGGATCCCTCTCCATCGCTGGGTAATGCACGGGGCAGTGATGTTTGGACGTGAGTTCTGCTATGCCATGGAAACAGCCCTGGTGACGCCAGTGCTGCTGCAGATAG GCCTTCCTGAGCAATATTACAGTTTAACCTGGTTCCTTAGTCCCATTCTTGGTCTCCTCTTCACACCCCTGATCGGTTCAGCCAGTGATCGATGTACTCTACGATGGGGCCGGAGAAGACCATTCATTTTGgccctgtgtgtgggtgtgctgCTGGGAGTGGCGCTATTTTTAAATGGATCATTAATAG gCCTTTCCATTGGTGATAGCCCCAACAGCCAGCCAATCGGCATCGTCCTTACTGTATTAGGTGTGGTGGTGCTGGACTTTTGTGCTGATGCCTCTGAGGGACCAATCAGAGCTTACCTTCTTGATGTTGCTGACACTGAGGAGCAAGATATGGCCCTGAATATTCATGCCTTCTCTGCTG GGCTCGGCGGAGCAGTGGGCTACATGTTAGGTGGCCTAGACTGGACTGGCACAGCTCTGGGGCAAGCATTTAAATCACAGGAACAGGTCCTCTTCCTGTTTGCGGGcatcatctttattatctctgtCACACTGCACATGTTCAGTATCCCTGAGCGACCTTTCGCTCCAGCTAACCAACTTAAAGTCACAGGAAGTGGGGAGTCTACCAGCCAGTTGTCTTTCAGGCCCGTTGGCCACATGCCACCTGTGCTTGATGTGATTGCAGAGGAGGATGGTTCTGCTCAAGCCCCGTCCCGAGAGGACAACGAGTCAGATCCTGAGGAAGGGGAAATGGATTTCCTCGCTGTGGAACGAGTGCGGAGTAAAAGCGATTCAGTCTTAGCCATGCCAGATTCTACGATTGAGTTGGATCCTGACCTCAACCCAGATTCACAGCTATTCCTGCCAGAGGTGCATCCCTTTATaccagagacacagggagaactAGAAGATGCTTTCAAGCCATCAGGGCACAGTACTGGGTCTCCCCCTCCCGGTGGACCACCCGCCCTTACCGACATAATGGTCTCAAAGTTTGAAAATCCAGTTTTGCCTGATCATACGGATCCAACAAACTGTCCTTGTTCTATCCTTCAAATCAGTTCTGGCTCAGAGGACTCACATCGGAGACAG CAGGTCAAGGCTGCCAATGGTATCAATGCTTGCTTGTCCTCCACTGATCACTCCAATGCAATGAAAGGCCATACTTCCACTAAGCCTGGTGGCCGTCCAACCAACTCCTCCAGTTCACCACggccacacccacacaccttcTACAGACAA CCTTCCTTTACGTTCTCATACTACGGACGAGTAGGATCACAGCGCTATCGACTGCGACGGATAGCACCTTCAAACCTTCGGCCCATCACCACCTCCCGCAGTCTGAACGATCTCAGTGACCTCCAGCGGTACGCAGACAGGCGAGCGTTGCATCTCTCAGCTAGCAGTCTGTCATCTGAGGGCTCAAGCACTGAGGGAGGCCCAGACAGGGGTACAACTGTTCGACTGCTGTGGTTGTCCATGTTTAAG atgcCTAGGCAGCTGTGGAGACTGTGCGTGTGTCACCTCCTCACATGGTTCTCTATCATAGCTGAAGCTGTGTTTTATACTGATTTCATGGGGCAAGTCATCTTCCATGGAGACCCCACg GCACCTGCCAATTCCACAGAGCTACAGAATTATCACCGAGGAGTACAGATGGGCTGCTGGGGACTGGTGGTCtatgctgctactgctgctgtctgctctg CCATCCTTCAGAAGTACCTGGATAATTTTGATCTGAGCATTAAGGTCATCTACATTGTTGGAACTCTGGGATTCTCTATAG GAACTGGAGTCATGGCAATCTTCCCTAACGTTtatgttgccatggtgatgatCAGTAGCATGGGGATCATCTCCATGAGTATCTCCTACTGTCCCTATGCATTACTTGGGCAGTACCATGAAATCAAAGAG TACATTCACCACAGTCCAGCAAACACACGAAGAGGTTTTGGTATTGACTGTGCTATCTTGTCCTGCCAG GTCTATATCAGCCAAATTTTGGTTGCATCGGCCCTGGGAGCTGTGGTGGAGGCAGTCGGCAGCGTGCGCGTCATTCCTGTAGTGGCCTCTGGAGGCTCCTTCCTTGGCTTCCTTACTGCCTGTTTCCTCGTCATTTATCCTGATGTGGAGCCCAGTAGCTCAGAGCAGGACCAGGTGGATTTGTCTGGAGATTCAGATCAGAATGGAGAAAGGACCAGTGAGCAGGGACTGGCTCTGCTGAACCTCACAAACAGtttgaagaagacagagaatcACTCTGTTGCCTAA